The Spirosoma radiotolerans genome has a window encoding:
- a CDS encoding N-acetylglucosamine-6-phosphate deacetylase — translation MPILFTNAHLFTGTEWLPNASVRIADDRIQEINPATPVPSDDETTTVIDLKGDYLIPGLVDLQLYGGSDLFLNDQPTPETVRHIYDSHSRNGTTTLLPTIHSTSLAIMQESMAAVQVVRTENPFGVPGIHVEGPYFNPIKRGAHSTAYVRTPADGELETLFSTNADVIRILTLAPEILTPDQLDTIKRLKHTNTLLSLGHSNATYQQATAAFNEGIPLATHLYNAMRGFESREPGVVGAVFDHPTVRASIIADGYHCDPTTIRIAYRLLCQEGKPERLFLISDALFANPPRPNFELGQFIVHFEPDPSRPGPSRPGPSRPGPSRPGPSRPGPSRPGRYVNNEGNLAGSAITLIDCVKIAVEQAGIPLTNALRMASVIPAEIIGMGDQLGKIQPDYIANLVRLDQSMNVNGVWALGKPIA, via the coding sequence ATGCCAATTCTTTTCACAAACGCCCATTTATTTACCGGAACCGAGTGGTTACCAAATGCATCCGTCCGCATAGCAGACGATCGTATCCAGGAAATTAACCCCGCAACGCCCGTCCCAAGTGACGATGAAACGACCACCGTCATTGACCTCAAGGGGGATTACCTGATTCCGGGTCTTGTCGATCTGCAACTATATGGCGGCTCCGATTTATTCCTGAACGATCAGCCAACCCCCGAAACGGTTCGCCACATTTACGACTCCCACTCCCGAAACGGCACTACTACCCTACTGCCTACCATCCATTCGACGTCGCTTGCAATCATGCAGGAGTCGATGGCGGCCGTGCAGGTTGTACGAACAGAAAACCCGTTTGGCGTACCGGGTATCCACGTTGAAGGCCCGTATTTCAACCCAATCAAACGGGGAGCGCACAGCACAGCCTACGTTCGGACACCGGCCGATGGCGAGCTGGAAACGCTGTTCAGCACCAACGCCGACGTTATTCGGATACTAACGCTGGCCCCCGAAATCCTGACTCCCGATCAGCTTGATACCATCAAAAGGCTAAAGCACACGAATACGCTCCTGTCGCTCGGCCATAGTAATGCAACCTACCAGCAGGCTACCGCAGCGTTCAACGAGGGCATTCCGCTGGCGACGCACCTCTACAACGCCATGCGCGGCTTCGAAAGCCGGGAGCCAGGGGTGGTGGGTGCCGTTTTCGATCATCCTACTGTTCGGGCCAGTATCATTGCCGATGGGTATCACTGCGACCCAACCACGATTCGCATTGCCTACCGGCTTCTGTGTCAGGAGGGTAAACCCGAACGTCTTTTTCTGATTTCAGACGCGCTCTTTGCCAATCCGCCCCGACCGAACTTTGAGTTGGGTCAGTTTATCGTGCATTTTGAGCCGGACCCATCCAGGCCGGGCCCATCCAGGCCGGGCCCATCCAGGCCGGGCCCATCCAGGCCGGGCCCATCCAGGCCGGGCCCATCCAGGCCGGGCCGCTATGTGAATAACGAAGGTAACCTGGCAGGTTCGGCCATCACGTTGATCGACTGCGTCAAGATTGCCGTTGAGCAAGCCGGTATTCCGCTGACAAATGCCCTCCGGATGGCCTCGGTTATTCCCGCTGAAATCATTGGCATGGGTGACCAACTGGGCAAAATTCAGCCTGATTACATAGCCAATCTGGTGCGACTGGATCAGTCCATGAACGTGAACGGTGTCTGGGCATTAGGCAAGCCGATAGCATAA
- a CDS encoding 3-phosphoshikimate 1-carboxyvinyltransferase — translation MNAVRLTPPATLTQPGLVQATIPLASSKSESNRALIIDALTGFRCDLQNLSTARDTQTMIRLLKSTDPTADVLDAGTTMRFLTAYFAATGQEKIMTGTPRMCERPIGILVDALRALGANITYLKQEGYPPLQIKGFSSSTESSNRLSIRGDVSSQYISALVMIAPLLPNGLTLELTGAIGSRPYIEMTLEQMRYFGADVQDDWEAKTITVAPKPYTPKPYSIESDWSGASYWYSVAALANDETAEINLLGLKAKSLQGDSAIADIMRSLGVESTFTDSGVRLTKGPAATSLAWDFTDCPDLAQTVAVCAAMKGVVLRLTGIESLKIKETDRVAALQAELQKIGAELVEIEPNHLYEVHQLAVRPSGPPTIATYDDHRMAMAFAPVAMQHEIIIDEPGVVAKSYPSFWDDMARVATVKFTEASTDVTH, via the coding sequence TTGAACGCTGTTCGTTTAACTCCCCCCGCCACGCTCACGCAACCGGGCCTTGTCCAGGCCACGATTCCTCTGGCTTCGTCGAAAAGTGAAAGTAACCGCGCGTTGATTATCGACGCACTCACCGGATTTCGCTGCGACTTACAAAATCTGTCGACCGCCCGGGATACGCAAACGATGATTCGGTTGCTGAAATCAACCGACCCGACGGCCGATGTGCTGGATGCCGGGACAACCATGCGTTTTCTAACCGCTTATTTTGCGGCCACGGGTCAGGAAAAAATAATGACGGGCACACCCCGGATGTGCGAACGCCCCATCGGGATTCTTGTGGATGCCTTGCGGGCGCTGGGTGCCAATATTACGTATCTGAAACAGGAAGGTTATCCGCCCCTGCAAATCAAGGGGTTTTCTTCGTCAACGGAATCCAGCAATCGACTAAGCATTCGTGGGGATGTGAGCAGTCAATACATATCGGCACTCGTGATGATTGCCCCGCTGCTTCCTAATGGGTTGACCCTGGAACTGACGGGCGCCATTGGTTCCCGACCGTATATCGAGATGACGCTCGAACAAATGCGGTATTTCGGGGCCGATGTTCAGGACGATTGGGAAGCAAAAACGATCACCGTAGCCCCAAAACCCTACACCCCGAAACCATATTCCATTGAATCCGATTGGTCGGGAGCAAGTTATTGGTATAGTGTTGCGGCTTTGGCCAACGATGAGACCGCCGAAATCAACTTGTTGGGTCTGAAAGCGAAATCGCTGCAGGGCGACAGCGCAATTGCCGACATCATGCGCTCGCTGGGTGTCGAAAGTACATTTACCGATTCGGGTGTTCGGTTAACTAAAGGCCCAGCCGCTACATCGTTGGCTTGGGACTTTACGGATTGCCCCGATCTGGCCCAGACAGTAGCCGTTTGCGCAGCTATGAAAGGGGTCGTGCTCCGACTTACGGGTATCGAAAGTCTGAAAATAAAAGAAACCGATCGTGTCGCGGCATTGCAGGCTGAGTTGCAGAAAATCGGCGCTGAACTAGTCGAGATCGAGCCAAATCATTTATACGAAGTTCATCAATTGGCGGTAAGGCCTTCGGGCCCGCCCACCATCGCGACCTACGATGATCACCGGATGGCCATGGCGTTTGCGCCGGTAGCCATGCAACACGAAATCATTATCGACGAACCCGGTGTTGTGGCTAAGTCATACCCGTCATTCTGGGACGATATGGCGCGGGTAGCAACGGTTAAGTTTACCGAAGCAAGTACCGACGTTACGCACTGA